From Terriglobales bacterium:
ATGCCAACAACCGCCCAGTAGATCAGCAGGCACGGCAGCACAAGCGGAAACGCATAGATATACAGAAGATCGACACTAATCTTCTTCCATCCGTACATCTTCAGCAGGCCGGCACCTACGATCGCGACGGCTATTACGAACTCCGTTTCCGACATTCGGACTCGTCCAGCGAGCGGTCCGATGTTGACGGGGGACAGCTTCAATAAGAAGAGCCCGTGCAGCCAAAGGAAACTCGCAACCAGAAACCGCGTACTCTTCCTCAAATATCCAAGAGCCACGACAAGTACCTCCAAGAGCGAGAAAGGGCACGGCGTTGGCCGTGCCCCCTCGCGGTCAAAACGTCTTGGGCCCGTTGATTGTTAAAGAGGTGTCGTCCCTACGGGACTCGTCCCTCTTTGTTGTCGCCTACCCGGCACTCAACCACCCCAGCAAACCAACCCCAGGTTTGCTGGGGACCCCGGTCACGTGCCGGGCTAGATTCTTCCGGCCCTTCGGGCCTGGATTTCGTTGTCTCCGCGTCCTCCGTGTCGTCCACCGGCCCGCGCGAGGGCGCGCGGGCTACTTTGTCGATTTCTCCTCCGCGTCCGGAGCCTGCCCTGAGGCGAGCCGAAGGGCGTCCTCCGTGGTTCAGGGGGAGACGCCCTGACGGGCGTCTCTACCGGAAGACTAACTGCACCCCGAGGTCGCACCGCAGGACATACATCTGTAGCACGACCCATTCCTGACCATGATGGCGCCGCAGACATGGCAGCTGGGGGCGTCGCCCATGTCGATCAGCTCGCGCATGGCGTCGGCGGCGTGAACCGGCTGCTTCGCAGCCGGAGTACCAGGTACCAAGTACCCAGTACCAAGCTGCGGAGACGTCGACGTCCCGTTCTCCTCGGGCAGGGCCTTGGGCCGGTAGTTCTCGAACAGGAACTGCTGCTGCCCGGTCAGGAACCGCAGCTCCAGCCAGCGGAAGATGTAATCCATGATGCTTTTGGCGAAGCCGATGTCCTGGTTGCCGCTCCAGCCCGAGGGCTCGAAGCGGGTGTGGGCGAACTTCTCGCACAGCAGCTTGAGCGGCACTCCGTGCTGCAGCGCGATCGAGGTGGCGCAGGCGAAGCTGTCCATCAGCCCGGAGACGGTCGAGCCTTCTTTTGCCATGGTGATAAAGATCTCCCCCGGCTGTCCGTTGGGGTAGAGGCCCACGGTGATGTAGCCCTCGTGGCCCGCGATGTTGAACTTGTGGGTCACCGAGAGCCGCTCGTCCTGCAGCTTGTGCCGCGAGGCCCGTGGCGGCGCGTTCAAATCCTCAACTTCTTTCACCGCCGAGAGCGCCGAGACCGCCGAGGAATCTTTGGCGGAAGAGGTTGCGGTGGCGGTCCCGGCGGCCGAGAGGGGCTGGGCCTTCTTGCAGCCGTCGCGGTAGATGGCCACCGCCTTCAGTCCCAGCTTCCAGGCCTGGATGTAGGCGTCGGAGATCTCTTCCACCGTGGCCGCCTCGGGCAGGTTGACGGTCTTCGAAATCGCCCCGGAGATGAACGGCTGGACGGCGGCCATCATGCGCAGGTGTCCCATGTAGTGGATGGAGCGGGTGCCCTTGGCCGGCTTGAAGGAGCAGTCGAAGACCGGCAGGTGCTCGTCCTTGATGTGTGGGGCCCCTTCGATGGTGCCGGTGGCGTCGATGTAGCTGACGATGGCGTTGGCCTGCTCGGTGGAGTAGCCCAGCTTGAACAGGGCCGCGGGCACGGTGTTGTTCACGATCTTGATCATGCCCCCGCCCACCAGCTTCTTGTACTTCACCAGCGCCAGGTCCGGTTCGACGCCGGTGGTGTCGCAGTCCATCATGAAGCCGATGGTGCCGGTGGGGGCCAGCACCGTGACCTGCGAGTTGCGGTAGCCGAACTTCTCGCCGTGCTGCAGAGCTTCGTCCCAGCACTGCTTGCTGGCCTCGTAGAGCGCGGTGGGGACGTTGCCGCGGTTGATGTTGTTGACGGACGCGCGGTGCATGCGGATGACGTCGAGGAAGGGCTCGCGGTTGACGTACCAGCCGGGGCAGGCGCCGCCCCACTCGGGCAGGCGCTCGCTGGCCTGGATCATCTCCGAGTAGCGGGCGGCGGTGATGTCGGTGGCCGGCATCAGCGGCTGCGCCTGCTCGGCGATGCGCGACGACTGCAGGTACGCCTCGCCGCACATGATGGCGGTGACGCAGGCGGCGTAATCGCGGCCCGCTTCGCCGTCGTACGGCAGCCCCGAGGCCATCAGCAGCGCGCCCAGGTTGGCGTATCCCAGCCCCAGCGGCCGGTAGTCGTGCGAATTCTTGCCGATCGCCTCCGTCGGATAGCCCGAGTTGTCCACCAGGATTTCCTGCGCCGTGATGATGACATCGACGGCGTACTTGTACGCCTCGACATCAAACGTCCCGTTGGGCGCGAACTTCATCAGGTTCAAGCTCGCCAGGTTGCACGCCGAATCATCCAGGAACATGTACTCGGAGCAGGGGTTGCTGGCGTTGATGCGGGCGGTGTTCCTGGAGGTGTGCCAGCGGTTGACGGTGGTGTCGTACTGCATGCCGGGGTCGCCGCACTTCCAGGTGGCCTCGGAGATCCTCTTGAGCAGGTCGCGGGCAGGGAAGGTGCAGACCGGGCGACCGTCGCGAACGGCCTTGGTGGAGAAGGCGGCGTCGCGCTCGACGGCGAGCATGAAGTCGTCGGTGACGCGGACGGAGTTGTTGGCGTTCTGGAAAAAGATGGACGAATAGGCTTCGGAGTCGGGGGAGGAGCCGTCGTATCCGGCCTGCACCAGGGTCCAGGCCTTGGCCTCTTCCTTGGCCTTGCACTCGATGAAGTCCACGATGTCGGGGTGATCGATGTTGAGGATGACCATCTTGGCGGCGCGGCGGGTCTTGCCGCCGGACTTGATGACGCCGGCGAAGGCGTCGAAGCCCTTCATGAAGGAGAGCGGGCCGCTGGCGGTGCCGCCGCCGGAGAGTCCTTCGATGGAGCTGCGCAGGGGCGAGAGATTGGTGCCGGTGCCGGAGCCCCACTTGAACAACATGCCCTCGGTCTTGGCCAGGGTGAGGATGCTGTCGAGCGAGTCCTTCACCGAATTGATGAAGCAGGCGGAGCACTGGGGATTCTTGTAGCCGGTGACGGCGAACTCGACGCGGCCGAGTTGCGGGTTCCAGTGCCAGTTCTGGGCGTCGGATTGGGGCTCGAGGCGGTCGCAGCCGACATTGAACCAGACCGGCGAATTGAAGGCGGCGTACTGGCGGAGCAGCAGGAAGGCGAGCTCGTCGTGGAAAGTGGCGGCGTCCTCGGGAGTGTGGAAGTAACCGCCGGCGACGCCCCAGTCGCGGATGGTCTCGGCGACGCGCTGCACCAGCTGGCGGACCCCGGTCTCGCGCTCGGGCGTGCCGATCTTGCCGTGCAGATACTTGCTGGCGACGATGTTGGTCGCCGTCATGGACCAGTCCTTGGGGACTTCGACGTCCTTCTGCTCGAAGATGGTGCCGCCGCCGGCGTCGTTGATCTGGGCGGTGCGGAATTCCCACTCGACCTCGTCGTAGGGAGAGACTCCGGGCTTGGTGAAGAAGCGGCGGAAGCTGAGGCCCGGAGCCTTCTTCCGGTTGATGAAGCTGGTGACGGTCGGCGTCGTCTGCGCGACGTTGGTGGTGTCAGCGGTCTTGGTCACGTCAGCCATTGTGTCTCTCTCCCAGTTGCCAGTTGCCAGATATCAGTTGCAGTACCAAGTACCCAGTACCAAGTACCAAGTCAAAAACCTTCAGGGAACGATGGTTTGCCGATCTCCTGTTGCTCCTTATCCTCCTGATGCGTGGCCGAGGGCGATGAAGCCGTAAAGCCGTCGGTGACGGCGGAGGCGCTCTCGCTGGTGGCGGCCAGCCAGTTG
This genomic window contains:
- a CDS encoding vitamin B12-dependent ribonucleotide reductase; amino-acid sequence: MADVTKTADTTNVAQTTPTVTSFINRKKAPGLSFRRFFTKPGVSPYDEVEWEFRTAQINDAGGGTIFEQKDVEVPKDWSMTATNIVASKYLHGKIGTPERETGVRQLVQRVAETIRDWGVAGGYFHTPEDAATFHDELAFLLLRQYAAFNSPVWFNVGCDRLEPQSDAQNWHWNPQLGRVEFAVTGYKNPQCSACFINSVKDSLDSILTLAKTEGMLFKWGSGTGTNLSPLRSSIEGLSGGGTASGPLSFMKGFDAFAGVIKSGGKTRRAAKMVILNIDHPDIVDFIECKAKEEAKAWTLVQAGYDGSSPDSEAYSSIFFQNANNSVRVTDDFMLAVERDAAFSTKAVRDGRPVCTFPARDLLKRISEATWKCGDPGMQYDTTVNRWHTSRNTARINASNPCSEYMFLDDSACNLASLNLMKFAPNGTFDVEAYKYAVDVIITAQEILVDNSGYPTEAIGKNSHDYRPLGLGYANLGALLMASGLPYDGEAGRDYAACVTAIMCGEAYLQSSRIAEQAQPLMPATDITAARYSEMIQASERLPEWGGACPGWYVNREPFLDVIRMHRASVNNINRGNVPTALYEASKQCWDEALQHGEKFGYRNSQVTVLAPTGTIGFMMDCDTTGVEPDLALVKYKKLVGGGMIKIVNNTVPAALFKLGYSTEQANAIVSYIDATGTIEGAPHIKDEHLPVFDCSFKPAKGTRSIHYMGHLRMMAAVQPFISGAISKTVNLPEAATVEEISDAYIQAWKLGLKAVAIYRDGCKKAQPLSAAGTATATSSAKDSSAVSALSAVKEVEDLNAPPRASRHKLQDERLSVTHKFNIAGHEGYITVGLYPNGQPGEIFITMAKEGSTVSGLMDSFACATSIALQHGVPLKLLCEKFAHTRFEPSGWSGNQDIGFAKSIMDYIFRWLELRFLTGQQQFLFENYRPKALPEENGTSTSPQLGTGYLVPGTPAAKQPVHAADAMRELIDMGDAPSCHVCGAIMVRNGSCYRCMSCGATSGCS